In Streptomyces pluripotens, the genomic window AGGGGGCTGCGGATGACCACGGCCTCCGAACGGGCGCCGGAGGAACTGCTGACGGTGCCGCAGGTCATGGACCGCCTCCAGCTCGGCCGCTCCGCCGTCTACGACCTGCTCCGCACCCGACAGCTCGCCTCGATCACCCTCGGCCGCGCCCGCCGCATCCCCTCCCACTCCCTCACCGACTTCATCCGCACCCGACTCGAACAGGAAGCTGCCTGATGGCCACGCCCCGAGACATTCCCGGCTCCCGCCGTACCCGCGCCAACGGTGACGGAACCGTCTACCAGCGCAAGGACAGCCGCTGGGAAGCCGCCGGATACGTCCTCGCCCCCGGCAACACCCGCCGCCGTGTTCGCGTCTACGGCACCACCCGGAAGGAGGCCCTGGCCAAGCCCACCGAGAAGATCGCCAACAGCAACCGCGGCCTCCCCGTCCCCTCCGCACAGGGCACCGTCGGCGCATACCTGACCTACTGGCTGGAGAACGTCGCCGTCCACCACCTCCGCGAAACCACCCACACCCGCTACACCGCCTGCGTCCACCGCTACCTCATCCCGGGCCTGGGCAAGAAGAAGCTCGCCAAGCTCACCGCCAAGGACGTCCGCACCTGGCTCGACCAACTCCGCACCACCTGCCAGTGCTGCACACGCGGCCTCGACACCGCCCGCGACCAGCCGCAGTGCTGCGCGATCGGGCAGTGCTGCCACAGGCGGCTGTCACCGCTGACGCTGGCCTACGTGCACTCCGTCCTCAAGTCCGCCCTGGAGCACGCCGTCCGCGAAGAGGAGATCCCGCGCAACGTCGCCCGCAACGTCCGCATGGGCACACCCCGCCCCCGCCGCTTCGAACCCCTCACCACCGAAGAAGCCCGCGCCTTCCTCACCGCCACCGACGGCCACCGGCTCAGCGCACTGTTCGAACTCGCCCTGCGCACCGGACTACGCAAGGGCGAACTCCTCGGCCTGCGCTGGGAGGACCTCGACCTGGCCGGCGGCACCGCCAGCATCCGCCGTACCCTCCAACGCACCAACAGCGCCGGCCTGACCGCCCTGCCGACCAAGACCCAGAGCTCGGAACGGCGCATCGCACTGCCCACCGAGTGCCTGCGCTCCCTCGAACAGCACCGCGACCGGCAGGCCCAGGAACGCGAGGCTGCGGGGGCGGGCTGGAAGGGGACTGGTTACGTCTTCACCCGGCCCGACGGCTCGCCGATCGAGGGTGCCACGCTCACCCGGCACTTCAACGCCCTGCTCCGCCGGGCCGCCTTGCGGCGCATCCGCTTCCATGATCTCCGGCACTCGGCGGCGACCCTGCTCCTGGAGCAGGGTGTCGAACTCGTCGTGATCAAGGAACTGCTGGGCCATGCCCACATCGGCGTGACCGCGACGGTGTATGCCCACGTCCGGCTCCGCCTCCAGAGGCAGGCCATCGACACCCTCAGCAACGCGCTCTGCCACCCAGCCGACGGTAGTCCGGAGCCCCGCGACGGCGACGAGCCACCGCTTTGTGCAGCACCCGTCCGCTGACGTTGCCGTCAACTACTGCCGTCAGACACCCAGAGGGCAGGGCTGTTGCAAAGTCTTTTGATCTTGCGTGGGAGCGCTGGTCAGGCAAGGCCGAGGAGGTCCAGTGGTCGGCGGAAGCCGTCGTAGGACATCTCGCGGAGTCCGGCCGCGATGTTCGCGTGGCCGGAGGCTCGCAGTGTGTTGATCGCGAAGCTGCGGAGGGTGGCCATGTTGTCCGGGCCGTGTCCGGTTCGGACCGTGGAGGCGTCCTCGGCGAAGGCGGTGTCTCGGACGAAGTGGAGACGGTTCTCGATGATCCACTGCGAACGGACGATCTTCGCGATGCGCTCGGGGGAGGCTTCGCGGCTGGCCAGGTCCGTGATGACGTAGACCGTCTCGCGGCTGCGTTTGCCGGTCTTGCGCTGAGTGCGGTGCCGGACGATCTTCGCGACCTGGACCGCGTGGGGGAAGTCGACGCCGAGGTCGGTGATGGTCAGGGCCTGCACGACGCGGGTCTCCAGGCGTCCGTGGGCATCGGTGCGGTCGTAGAACTTCGCACTCGCCTTCTCCCAGGGCAGGGTGGCGAGTTGGCGGTGCAGGTTCTTCTGGTTGCGCTTCACGGTGAAGGCGTAGTGCGCCTTCTTCTCCTCGACGAGGAACCGGGCGTGATCGCGCTGGCAGTGCAGGGCATCCGCGGAGACCGTGACGCCGGTCAGGTCGTAGGGCGCCAGCAAGGCATCAAAGCAGGTGATTTCGTTCGTCTTGCCGGGGACCCGCAGTTGGGTGACGGTCAGGCCGGCGCCGGTGATCGCGGCCAGCAGATGGGCGGCCGGGATCTCGCCGTGGCGCGAGCCGCGGGCGCTCTTGCCATCCACCGCGAGGGTGTCCGCCCCGGCCGGATCGGATCCGAGCAGGTCGGCGAGCCCGCCGGGGCAGGCGGCGTTCAGGACGCGGCGGATGGTCGCCGCACTCGGCGCGATGCGCACGTTCAAGACCGTCGTGGCGCGGGCGCCGAGCCGGGCGAGCGTGTCCTGCGGGGCGCTCGCTGCCCACTGGCCGATCGCGGCGAAGGAACGGGCTCCGGTCAGCACCGCCGAGCAGGCCACCAGCAGCACGCTCACGAACGAGTGACGCTTCCCGCGCCGATGCCGGGGGTCGGCCAAGGTCCGCAGCCGCAGGGCCAGCGGTCCGATCAACCGGTGCTGACGGGTGGGCGACTTGATCAGACAGACGGTGGCAGACTGACGGCACATCGAAGCTCCGGGCGGTGCGGGCGACTTGATCGGTCACCGGCATCAACCGGAGCTTCGTTGCGTACGGACCGGGCCGACCGCGCATCGTCATACCGTCGCGACCTGCGCACTCACGTGATCACCGGGACTTTGAAACCGCCCTGGCCGTCACCCCACCCAGAAGCCCCGCCAGGATGCACCTGACGGGGCTTCAATTTTGCTACCGGGATCCGCGCACGCCGCTCACGAGATCGGGACTGCCCGCCTGGGAAAATCACGCGCCACGGAAATCGACCAAACGTCCCCTATTCCCGGTCGCCCCACTCCTCCAGCCTCAACCGTCAATACGTGCACGATTGCGCCTGACTCCGCTATCGAGAACCTGGCATGAGGCTCCTGGATGCGGTCTCCGATCCGATCCAAATGGATTCCTTCAGTGGCTAGCATCCCCTCAAGGTCGTCGAATTTGATCCGCGACTCAAACTTCCCGAATTTTCCGATCAGGAAGTTCGGCACAACATCAACTTCCCCCATCGCCAGCCTATGGATTTGAAGGCTCAATTCGATGCATTGCCACCCCTCACTCCCCCTAAGAAAAGAGAGCTCCACCAGTCCGAAGTCGCGACGCATTCTCCCCTTGCGCACGTCGTCAACATAGCCCTGACCAAGTTTCGCTTCCCAGGCGTCAGGCTGCCCGTTCAATCCGAGACCTTGGACGGTCCCAGACCTCAGGACCTCGACACAGAACCGGAGGGCGCTCATCCAAGTTTCTCCAGATTCTTGATCAGGAAATGCATCTCCGCAGCACGGTTGGACTGCATTCCAAATTCGCCGGCGTTCATGCTGTTGCGTGCAGAGGTGGCCTTCTGGATGATGTCGGCCCTGAGGTCCGGATTGGAATGGATCTCATCCAGCACCTTTTGAACCTCCTTCGGACTTGCAGTTCCACTTCTCAGGCGAATTGCTTCCGCGCCAATTCCACCCTTGTCGTCCGGGAAGATTCGGACTTCACTCTTTCCGATATGAATGTGAGCACCCTTCGTTGCCCAGTCCTGATAGGCAACCGAAGCGTGAATACAGTTGCTGTTGTGAACGAGAACGGGCGTCTCGCCCGCCAGCACATAGTACGTGTGCTACGCGGCCCCTCTCCATCTGCGTATTCGCAGATCAGCGGTGGTTTCGGGTTCCGCTGGTGTCCGTGGTTGTGCGGGGGAATCCGTGGGTGTTGCCGTCGCTACTGCCGTCAGGCGGTGCGGGCCGCGCGGTCGTGCTGACGGTGACGTGGTGTCGTCGGTGCAGGGGACTTTACTGCCATGCGCCGGGGTCGGCGCGGAGGAGGGTGCGGGTGGTCTGTTCGTACAGCTCGTGGCCGGTGGCGGCGCAGTGTCCGGCGATCCAGCGGGTCAGCTCGTCCGGGGTGTGCAGGGTGCCCGAGGTGGCACCGCAGTTGCTTTCCTCGCCGGTGACACAGACCGCCGCGACGGTCGGCACGGCCAGGGAGTCGGGGACGGCGGTCACGTGGTACTCGCGGAAGCGGTAGCGCCCCCGGGCAGCACTGCGAACCGGTGCGTCGGCGTTCGCGGCGTCAGGCATCATCGTCCGCCTCCTCGCTGGGGTCCGGGAGGCGTTGTCCGCGTGAGTCGGCGACCCGGAGTGCGTCGGCGAGGGCTTCGGTCAACCGGCGGGCCAGCCAGCGGTATTCGGTGGCCGACAGGATCTTCGCGCCGGGGGCCGTGGTGTCTCGGGCGTATGCCAGCAGCTCCGTACCCATGCCGAGCTGAATCGACTCGATGCTGTCGGCGAGGGTGGCGACGTAGCCCTGGCCGTCGGTGCTGAGGTAGCAGGGCTTCCCGTCGGCGGTGGCCCACGGCAGCAGGCGCGGCCCCTGCATCGCGGGACCCTCTGGCCACGGTGTCGCATGCTCAGCCATCGTGTTGCCCTCTCCTCGACTCGACCCGGGGGTTGCTGATCAGCGTCCCGCTGGCGTGGACCTTGCGGAGGAGCCAGCGTGTCTGCCTTGCTGTCTGCCAAGCTGGACTGGTGCGGGAGACCATCGGGGAACTGGTCAGGCGGCTGCGTCTGGCGCGCGGTTGGAGCCAGCGGCGGCTCGCCGAGGCGCTGGCTGAGGCTGCTCCTGGGCGTGTTCCGCCGACACGTAACGACGTGTCCCGTTGGGAGATCGGGACGCGGTCTCCGCGGGAGTGGCTGCCCTTCCTGGCGCGGGTGCTTCAGGTGCCGCGCGAGATGCTGGAGATGGCGAAGGCCGTGCAGCCGGTCGAGCCAGCGCCGCGTGTCCGGTCCGTCGCCGACTTCCTGCCCGAGGGCGACCCGCTGGCCCCGCTGCGTACTCGTACGGGCCGTCGGATCGGGGCCGGGCAGGTGGCCGACCTGGCCCAGCGGGTCCATGGCCTGCGGCTAGCCGATGACGTGGTCTACGGCAAGGACCTGATCGGGCCCGCGCTGCGCGAGCTACGGGCGGCGGTGAAGCTCTACCGCGAAGGCACCCACACCGAAGGAGTGGGGCGCGAACTGCTGCGGGCGATTGGAGAGTTGGCGCAGATCGCCGGGTGGGTGGCCTCCGATGCGGGGGAGCATGCCGAGGCGGAGCGCATCTACCGGCTGGGCATGAGCGCCGCGCAGGCCGCCGGGGACGGCGTGCTGTCCGGGAACGTGGCGGGCTCGCTGGCCTACCAGTGGAGCAACACCGGCCGGACAGCCGACGCAGTGGGACTGGCCCAGGCCGCGCTCAAGGACGCGGGTCCGCACGCCCCGGCGAAGGCTCGCGCCCTGTACCTGGACCGTGTCGCCTGGGCGCATACCCGGGCCGGGCAGGACCGCCCGGCGATGACCGCCCTCGGGGAAGCCGCCGAGGCCCTGTCCGAGGACTCGGCCGGCACCGTATCTCCGTCGTACCTGTACTGGATGGACGCCGGGGAGTTGCAGGTCATGGAGGCCCGCGTCTACACCGAGCTGCACCGTCCGCTGCGGGCCGTGCCGCTGCTGACGGACGTGCTCGGACGCTACGACGCCAGCCACGCCCGGGAGTTGGCGCTGTACCTGTCCTGGCTGGCGGTGGCCTACGCCGACGCCAACGAGCCCGAGGCCGCAGCCGGGACGGCTGCCCGGATGCTCGCCCTGGGCCAGAGCGGCAGCGAACGCACGGCGGAACGCACGAGGATCGTGCTCGATCGGCTGCGGGCCTATCGCAACGTGCCCGAAGTCGCCGAACTGCTGGCGTCCTGAGCGCCCCAGAGTCGGCCGTCCGCCGACCGGAGTCGGCCTCCGGCAGAGTCCGGGCCTGAGTGGGAGGGGATCCCTCGTCGGTCGGGCAGCTTCGCCGTGCCAGGGTTCCCCGGGGGCCGCCAAGGCTCACTTCGTGACGCGTGCGCTCGGCCTTGGCGGCCCCCGGGGGTTCCTGGTACGCCTCCGGTGACCGGGCGGCGAGGGACCCCCTCCCGCGACCACGAACCTCACACCACGACGAAGCCGCACCCGCACGCGGTGCCCCCTGCCCCTCGGAGGGAGGGCCGGGGTCTGGGGCGGAGCCCCGGAAAGGGTTCGCTGTGTGGGTTGTTGCGCGCCCGGACCGGCGGGGCCGACGGCAAGCGGGGCGGAGACAGGAGCGGGCGGCGGCCCCGCAGGGCCGGAGCGCGCGCGGCCCGCGACAGCGGGCCGCCTTGATCAAGTAAAGAAACTCTGAACAGCTCCCCCGAGCTGGGTGCCCCGCTGCCCCGCCGGTGCGGGTGGTTCAGCGTCGGCGTCTGCCTTCGTTGAGTCGGTCACGCAGGCGCTGAGCCCTGGCGGCGGTCTCCTCGGGCGTGTAGTTGCCGCTGAGTCGCTTGCGTTGCTCCATGACGGCGCGCATGGCGTCACGGTGGGCGGCGGCGGCTTCGAACTCGGTGCTGGCCTTCGCAAAGCGCTCCTCGGCGGCTTCGAGTTCGGCGGCTACCTCGTCGTCGCTCTTGCCGCTGAGTCGTACCGCTTCCTCGTCCGCCCGGTGCTGGGCCACCATCTCCTCCAGCCCCTCGTTGTAGCGCTTGAGGAACTGATCGCGCGGGCTGGGCTGGCGGACGAAGACGCCCCGGCCCTGCACGGAGTAGACCAGCCCTTCTTCCTTGAGGACCCGCAGGGCGTTCTGCGCGGTGGAGTTGGCGATGCCGTACTGGGCTTGCAGGTCGCGGGCGGACGGGAGCTTGGCGCCCGGTGCGAGCCGACCGTCCTTGATCTGCTTGCGGAGTTCGTCCGCGGTCCTCACGTACGGGGGGCGGGGATCGTCAGGGGGACTGTCGGCAGTCTGCCAACCGCGCCGGAGGGTGGCGAGACCGGTGTACTCGGGATCGGACTCGCCGGGATCAACCTCGTCTTCCTCTGCTGTGACGACCTCGGCGTCGGCGGCCGCGATCGGCTTCGGGGCGCGGACGTAGCTGCCTCGGCCCAGGACGGAGTAGATCAGCCCCTCCTCCTTGAGGAGCCGGAGGGCGTTTTGGACGGTGGAGCTGGCGATGCCGAAGCGTCGTTGCAGCTCGCGTGCGGCGGGGAGCCGCTCGCCGGGGCGCAGCTCGCCGTCGTGGATGGCGGCGCGCAGGACGTCGGCGGCCTGGACGTACGGCGGCCGGGGGTCCTCTCCCAGGGGCAGCTTCATGGCACGAGGGTAGCGGCGTCGGCACTCGCGGCACACCCGGGCGTCCTCGGCGTTCCAGCCGTATCGGCGTATCGATACGAATCGAGTGTTGCGTGTGTAGCGAGCGTGCCGCTATGGTCATCGCGAGTCGATCAAGCGACTCCACCGAACAAGGGGTGTGATGGCATGGCCATGACTCGTATCCGTGTTGCTCTGCTGCCGTCGGCGGTGTGCATCGCGGGCACCGAGCCGGTGCTGAAGATCAAGGACCAGCAGACCGGAGAGGTCGCCACCGACCGCGAGACCGGAGCGTCGCTGCATACGGTGATCGTGATGCTCATGGAGGACGGCCGGGCCGAGGTCCTGAAGATCACCGTCCCGGAAACCGGGCTGGCGGCCGGGCTGAAACCGGGGGCGATGGTGCGGCCCGTGGAGCTGTTCGCGACCCCGTGGGCGCGGATCTTCAACGGGCAGCTCTCCGACGGCGTCGCCTACCGCGCCGCCCGCCTGGAACTGGTGACGGCGGAGGCGACCCAGTGATCCGCCGCGAACACCGCACGCCGGAGCGGGCGTTGACCCCGCTCCGCCCCCTGCCGGGGACTGAGGGAAAGGCCACGTTCGCCGTCTCGGCCGCAGTTCTCGAACTGCTCGGCCTGAGCCCGGAGCAGGCGGCACGCCTGGACCTCGGCGACGCGCTCCGCCTGATACGCGAAGAAGGGGTCTGACATGCAAGCCGTGACGGACTACGCGCCGTACGCGCTGCCGATCGCGACCGTACTGGTCAGTGCGTGGCTGCTGACAACGGCGGTGCGCTACGTGCGGGCCGACCGGGGCACGCGGGTCAGCATGCGGCAGGCCGTCCGGGTCCGCTGGGGCTGGGTACGCCTCGCCCGGATGGCCGGGCTGACGGTCACCGACAAGACCCCGAGCCTGCTCGCGCAGATCACCGCGCAGAAGGACAGTCCCCCACCCGCGCCTCGGGTGCTGACTCCGAAGATCAAGGTCAAGCCCGACCCGTACGGGGTGATCGTACGGGCCCGGACACTGCCGCAGGTGGGACTGGAGGAGTACCAGAAGTCGGCCCGGTTCCTCGCGGACGCCTGGCGGTGCACGCGGGTCTCCGTCCTGCCGGACGGCCCCGGCAGGGTGGTGATCCGGGGCGTGCGTTCCGACCCGTTGACCACGCCGACCACCCACCGGCCCACCGGTCTGCCCCTCGCGGATCTGACCCGCTGGGAACTGGGTGTGGATGAGTACGCCGCCCAGGTGTGCGTGTCCCTGGCGAATGTGCCCGGGGTGACGGTGGCCGGCGTTCCTGGCGCGGGCAAGACCTCGGGGGTCAACAGGTTCGTCTGTGACTTCGCGCCCTCGGCAGCGGTGCAGATCGTGACGGCGGACGGGAAGGTGTCGCGCGCCTCGGAAGGGGATTACGCCGACCTGGTCAAGCGGATGTTCGCGTTCTGCGGGGACGACCTCGACGAGGCGAACGCCCTGTTCAAGCGCTTGGTGGAGCTGCGCAAACGGCGGTCCTCGGTGATCCGTGACGTGCTGGGCGTGAAGAACATGTGGCACGTCGGCCCCTCACCGCAGTGGCCGCTCACCGTCCTGATCATCGATGAGGCGCACACGTACTTCCGCGAGTACAAGGGCAGCGACGCCACCACCAAACGGCTGGCCGCGCTGACGGCGGAGAACGCCCGGCTGGTGGAGGACCTGGTCAAGAAGGGCCGCAGCGTCGGCATCCTGGTGATCCTGATCAGCCAGAAGACCACCGGCGACGCCATCCCCACCTTCATCCGCGACGTGTGCCCCATCGGGCTGTCCTTCGCGCAGAAGACCGTGGAAGCCGCGGTGGCCGCCCTCGGCGACGACATCCGCAACTGGCCCGACGCCAGCCCGGTCACCTTGCAGGACCCCGCCTACGTCGGCGTCGCGGTGATGGCCATGCAGGGCCGCCCCGGCTACACCCGCATCCGCACCCCCTACGTCTCCGACGCCGACGCCGCCCGCGTCGCCGAAGCCACCTCGCACCTGACCGCCGACCCGGACCTCTGCCTGGACGCCCTCCTCGCCTCGCCCGGCCGGACGGCAACGTCCACACCCTCGCTCACCAAGTGATCCCGAAAAGCACACACCAGAAGGGAGGTTGAGATCATGACGGAGGAACGGTTCACCCGGCGCACCGTGACCGTGGTCATGGCGGTCATCGCGGCCCTGGCCTTCGTCTTCTCATTCGGCAACGTCTGGGCCCTCGCACTGCGCCTCGGCGTTCCCCACCCGATCGCGCCGCTGATCGCGCCCATGGTGGACCTGTCCGTCGTCGGACTCCTGGTCGCCCTGCGCTTCCTCGCCCTGCGCGGCGTACCGAAGGCGGAATTGCGGGCCGGTACCCGGCTGCTGCACCTGTGCGGCCTGCTCACCCTCGCCCTGAACACCGCCGAACCGCTGCTGACCGGACGCTACGGACGGGCCTGCCTGGACACCGTCGCCCCACTCCTGCTCCTCGGCTGGGGCCACGTCGGCCCCGCCTTCCTCGCCCAGTTCCACACCCTCACCCACCCCACCCCGCCCCCGGAGGCCGCCACCGCTTCTGTCTCCGAGCTGGTGCCCGATGAAGCACCCGCACCCGAGCCCCCGACACCCACCCCGATCGAGGAACTGGAGCCCACTCCGGCTCCGGCTCCGCCCGCCGCCGTCGCGAAGGCAACTCGGCCCGCCTCAAGCCCGGCGCTGCCTGCCGCGCTGCTGGACGCGGCCCGGCGCATCGCGGACAGCCATCACGCCGAGCACGGAACACCGATCACCGCCGCCCATCTGGGCACGCGCATGGGCATCGCCCTGCCGGTGGCGACCACCGCACTCGCTCAACTCTGAGCCCCGGCCCCCCACCGGCCGCATCCCCCTCGCTGAACCCACGCCCACCCCCGGGCCTGGTTCGCCATGCCCCGAACAGCACCAACACGCCCACAGATCCGGCTGGTTGCTGCTCGGGGACCCCCGCCCGAACAGAAGGGACACGCCCCGAATGGTCACCCTGGACCTGCGCCACGTGGCAAGCCCCGCCGTACGGGACCTGCTCCACCTCGTCAACCACCCCGACTTCGACCGCGCACAGCAGCAGATCGAACACCTCGGCGGCTGCACCGACCCCGTCCGCCTGACCGGCCACACCACCACCGTCGACACCACGACCGGCGAGGTACTGCGCTCCTACACCTCCTCCGAGGAGCCCACGGGAAGCCTGCTCACCGCGTGCGGCAACCGCCGC contains:
- a CDS encoding winged helix-turn-helix domain-containing protein is translated as MKLPLGEDPRPPYVQAADVLRAAIHDGELRPGERLPAARELQRRFGIASSTVQNALRLLKEEGLIYSVLGRGSYVRAPKPIAAADAEVVTAEEDEVDPGESDPEYTGLATLRRGWQTADSPPDDPRPPYVRTADELRKQIKDGRLAPGAKLPSARDLQAQYGIANSTAQNALRVLKEEGLVYSVQGRGVFVRQPSPRDQFLKRYNEGLEEMVAQHRADEEAVRLSGKSDDEVAAELEAAEERFAKASTEFEAAAAHRDAMRAVMEQRKRLSGNYTPEETAARAQRLRDRLNEGRRRR
- a CDS encoding helix-turn-helix domain-containing protein codes for the protein MTTASERAPEELLTVPQVMDRLQLGRSAVYDLLRTRQLASITLGRARRIPSHSLTDFIRTRLEQEAA
- a CDS encoding cell division protein FtsK gives rise to the protein MQAVTDYAPYALPIATVLVSAWLLTTAVRYVRADRGTRVSMRQAVRVRWGWVRLARMAGLTVTDKTPSLLAQITAQKDSPPPAPRVLTPKIKVKPDPYGVIVRARTLPQVGLEEYQKSARFLADAWRCTRVSVLPDGPGRVVIRGVRSDPLTTPTTHRPTGLPLADLTRWELGVDEYAAQVCVSLANVPGVTVAGVPGAGKTSGVNRFVCDFAPSAAVQIVTADGKVSRASEGDYADLVKRMFAFCGDDLDEANALFKRLVELRKRRSSVIRDVLGVKNMWHVGPSPQWPLTVLIIDEAHTYFREYKGSDATTKRLAALTAENARLVEDLVKKGRSVGILVILISQKTTGDAIPTFIRDVCPIGLSFAQKTVEAAVAALGDDIRNWPDASPVTLQDPAYVGVAVMAMQGRPGYTRIRTPYVSDADAARVAEATSHLTADPDLCLDALLASPGRTATSTPSLTK
- a CDS encoding DUF2637 domain-containing protein, which encodes MTEERFTRRTVTVVMAVIAALAFVFSFGNVWALALRLGVPHPIAPLIAPMVDLSVVGLLVALRFLALRGVPKAELRAGTRLLHLCGLLTLALNTAEPLLTGRYGRACLDTVAPLLLLGWGHVGPAFLAQFHTLTHPTPPPEAATASVSELVPDEAPAPEPPTPTPIEELEPTPAPAPPAAVAKATRPASSPALPAALLDAARRIADSHHAEHGTPITAAHLGTRMGIALPVATTALAQL
- a CDS encoding ISAs1 family transposase gives rise to the protein MCRQSATVCLIKSPTRQHRLIGPLALRLRTLADPRHRRGKRHSFVSVLLVACSAVLTGARSFAAIGQWAASAPQDTLARLGARATTVLNVRIAPSAATIRRVLNAACPGGLADLLGSDPAGADTLAVDGKSARGSRHGEIPAAHLLAAITGAGLTVTQLRVPGKTNEITCFDALLAPYDLTGVTVSADALHCQRDHARFLVEEKKAHYAFTVKRNQKNLHRQLATLPWEKASAKFYDRTDAHGRLETRVVQALTITDLGVDFPHAVQVAKIVRHRTQRKTGKRSRETVYVITDLASREASPERIAKIVRSQWIIENRLHFVRDTAFAEDASTVRTGHGPDNMATLRSFAINTLRASGHANIAAGLREMSYDGFRRPLDLLGLA
- a CDS encoding helix-turn-helix domain-containing protein; this translates as MRETIGELVRRLRLARGWSQRRLAEALAEAAPGRVPPTRNDVSRWEIGTRSPREWLPFLARVLQVPREMLEMAKAVQPVEPAPRVRSVADFLPEGDPLAPLRTRTGRRIGAGQVADLAQRVHGLRLADDVVYGKDLIGPALRELRAAVKLYREGTHTEGVGRELLRAIGELAQIAGWVASDAGEHAEAERIYRLGMSAAQAAGDGVLSGNVAGSLAYQWSNTGRTADAVGLAQAALKDAGPHAPAKARALYLDRVAWAHTRAGQDRPAMTALGEAAEALSEDSAGTVSPSYLYWMDAGELQVMEARVYTELHRPLRAVPLLTDVLGRYDASHARELALYLSWLAVAYADANEPEAAAGTAARMLALGQSGSERTAERTRIVLDRLRAYRNVPEVAELLAS
- a CDS encoding tyrosine-type recombinase/integrase, with protein sequence MATPRDIPGSRRTRANGDGTVYQRKDSRWEAAGYVLAPGNTRRRVRVYGTTRKEALAKPTEKIANSNRGLPVPSAQGTVGAYLTYWLENVAVHHLRETTHTRYTACVHRYLIPGLGKKKLAKLTAKDVRTWLDQLRTTCQCCTRGLDTARDQPQCCAIGQCCHRRLSPLTLAYVHSVLKSALEHAVREEEIPRNVARNVRMGTPRPRRFEPLTTEEARAFLTATDGHRLSALFELALRTGLRKGELLGLRWEDLDLAGGTASIRRTLQRTNSAGLTALPTKTQSSERRIALPTECLRSLEQHRDRQAQEREAAGAGWKGTGYVFTRPDGSPIEGATLTRHFNALLRRAALRRIRFHDLRHSAATLLLEQGVELVVIKELLGHAHIGVTATVYAHVRLRLQRQAIDTLSNALCHPADGSPEPRDGDEPPLCAAPVR